The following are encoded in a window of Vespa crabro chromosome 2, iyVesCrab1.2, whole genome shotgun sequence genomic DNA:
- the LOC124421889 gene encoding acetylcholinesterase-like, producing the protein MLMDKKFGFLALQHQNATGNAGLKDQNFGLRWVRNNIAKFGGDPNKVTIAGESAGSVSVGYHILSEKSKGLLRSSIAMSGVSIAYSGFSIQEDAIKTAYEFTKKLGSTAMNVDELLEFYYKVDVENLTRTISNTTRINIPLKPTLENPNYGPDWFLTECSLKKSRSGNYNHGSHMLGYAKDELISFLDTMGGILDCVKFSWTYALQLGITKIDMPNIEDGITNASLRQIIKTATEVLFISPIDYKEKLMAKFGDPIYYYRYDFIYNKSLHKILLGIDIDGAAHGDDLEMIFYSDLFQVNSNAKNRTLLQKRVTRLWANFIKYGNPTPNGTNDTLLNVVWPDSRESGKMLWLNDDLEIHDRYKSQDITMIETGLQLNGGPRDGCNNKWKNNIQD; encoded by the exons ATGTTAATGGACAAAAAATTCG GATTTTTAGCGTTGCAACATCAAAATGCAACTGGCAATGCAGGCTTAAAAGATCAGAATTTTGGTCTGAGATGGGTTCGCAACAACATAGCAAAATTTGGTGGTGATCCAAATAAGGTGACGATAGCTGGTGAAAGTGCTGGTAGTGTCAGTGTAGGATATCACATACTTTCAGAAAAATCGAAAG GTTTATTACGTAGTTCAATCGCAATGAGTGGGGTGTCAATAGCTTACAGTGGATTCAGTATACAAGAAGATGCAATAAAAACAGCTTACGAATTCACTAAGAAACTTGGTTCCACAGCAATGAACGTTGATGAGTTActtgaattttattacaaagtcGATGTCGAAAATTTGACTAGAACAATTTCAAACACAACGAGA ATAAATATTCCCTTGAAACCAACTCTGGAAAATCCAAATTACGGTCCAGATTGGTTCTTAACCGAatgttcgttaaaaaaatcCAGATCTGGAAATTATAATCACGGATCTCACATGCTAGGCTATGCCAAAGacgaattaatttcattcctTGATA CAATGGGTGGTATTCTCGATTGTGTGAAGTTTTCTTGGACATACGCTTTACAACTTGGAATAACAAAAATCGACATGCCAAATATAGAAGATGGTATAACGAATGCCAGCTTACGTCAAATCATAAAG ACTGCTACGGAAGTTTTGTTTATATCTCCTATAGATTACAAGGAAAAATTAATGGCAAAATTCGGCGAtcccatttattattatcgatatgattTCATTTATAACAAATCGCTTCACAAAATTCTACTTGGCATTGATATTGATg gTGCTGCACATGGTGACGATTtggaaatgatattttattcagATTTATTCCAAGTAAATTCCAATGCAAAGAACAGGACGCTGTTACAAAAAAGGGTGACACGTTTATGGgcgaattttattaaatacgg AAATCCAACTCCAAATGGTACCAACGATACTTTATTAAACGTTGTTTGGCCAGATTCGAGAGAATCTGGTAAAATGTTATGGTTAAACGATGATTTGGAAATACATGATCGATACAAGAGTCAAGACATCACAATGATTGAAACTGGGTTACAATTAAACGGTGGACCAAGAGACGGATGTAAtaacaaatggaaaaataacatacaagattaa
- the LOC124421888 gene encoding cholinesterase 2-like encodes MWTCFLGTMIKFILSLLFIFFLQVYLFSWCFVAEYSPVIQTTKGPVKGLVLKTIRESKKYHSYRGIPYGEPPIGHLRFRPPVEVDPWTKVFDATKDGPICPQMHNNKFIGQEDCLNLNVYTPQLPKDGKDTNLKAVMYWIFGGGFLSGAASKFNYSPDYLIEEDIIVVTVNYRLGALGFLALQHQNATGNAGLKDQNLGLRWVHDNIAKFGGDPNKVTIVGGSAGSVSVDFHILSEKSKGLFRSSIAMSGVSLAYYAFSIPEDAIKTAYEFAKKLGSTAMNVDELLEFYYKVDVENLTRTISNITRINIPLKPTLENPNNGPDWFLTECSLKKSISGNYNHGSHMLGYAKDEIISFLDTMDGILDCVKFSWTYALQLGITKIDMPNIEYGITNVSLHQIIKTATEVLFISPIDYKEKLMAKFDDPIYYYRYDFIYNKSLHKILLGIDIDGAAHGDDLEMIFYSDLFQVNPNAKNRMTLLQKRMTRLWANFIKYGNPTPNGTNDTLLNVVWPDSRESGKMLWLNDDLEIHDRYKSQDITMIETGLQLNGGPRDGCNNKWKNNIQD; translated from the exons ATGTGGACATGCTTTTTGGGAACAATGATAAAGTTCATTTTATCCTtgctcttcattttttttctccaagtttatttatttagttggTGTTTCGTCGCTGAATACTCACCAGTTATACAAACTACTAAAGGACCGGTGAAGGGTCTCGTTTTGAAGACCATCAGAGAATCTAAGAAATATCATTCCTACAGAGGTATCCCTTACGGCGAACCACCAATTGGACATCTTCGATTTAGA CCACCTGTCGAG GTAGATCCATGGACCAAAGTGTTCGATGCCACAAAGGATGGTCCCATTTGTCCACAAATGCATAATAACAAATTCATCGGCCAAGAGGATTGTCTAAATCTCAATGTCTATACGCCGCAG CTTCCTAAAGATGGGAAAGACACTAATCTCAAAGCTGTTATGTATTGGATTTTTGGGGGAGGATTCCTTTCCGGGGCAGCTTCGAAATTTAATTACTCTCCTGATTATCTGATTGAAGAGGACATAATAGTCGTCACTGTTAATTACCGGTTGGGTGCTCTTG GATTTTTAGCATTGCAACATCAAAATGCAACTGGTAATGCAGGCTTAAAAGACCAAAATCTTGGTCTAAGATGGGTTCACGACAACATAGCAAAATTTGGTGGTGATCCAAACAAAGTGACGATAGTTGGTGGAAGTGCTGGTAGCGTTAGTGTAGATTTTCATATTCTCTCAGAGAAATCGAAAG GTTTATTCCGTAGTTCAATTGCAATGAGTGGGGTGTCATTAGCTTACTATGCATTCAGTATACCAGAAGATGCAATAAAAACAGCTTACGAATTCGCTAAGAAACTTGGTTCCACAGCAATGAACGTTGATGAGTTActtgaattttattacaaagtcGATGTCGAAAATTTGACTAGAACAATTTCAAACATAACGAGA ATAAATATTCCCTTGAAACCAACTCTGGAAAATCCAAATAATGGTCCAGATTGGTTCTTAACCGAATGTTCGTTAAAGAAATCCATATCTGGAAATTATAATCACGGATCTCACATGCTAGGCTATGCCAAAgacgaaataatttcattcctTGATA CAATGGATGGTATTCTCGATTGTGTGAAGTTTTCTTGGACATACGCTTTACAACTTGGAATAACAAAAATCGACATGCCAAATATAGAGTATGGTATAACGAATGTCAGCTTACATCAAATTATAAAG ACTGCTACGGAAGTTTTGTTTATATCTCCTATAGATTACAAGGAAAAATTAATGGCAAAATTCGACGAtcccatttattattatcgatatgattTCATTTATAACAAATCGCTTCACAAAATTCTACTTGGCATTGATATTGATg gTGCTGCACATGGTGACGATTtggaaatgatattttattcagATTTATTCCAAGTAAATCCCAATGCAAAGAACAGGATGACGCTGTTACAAAAAAGGATGACACGTTTATGGgcgaattttattaaatacgg AAATCCAACTCCAAATGGTACCAACGATACTTTATTAAACGTTGTTTGGCCAGATTCGAGAGAATCTGGTAAAATGTTATGGTTAAACGATGATTTGGAAATACATGATCGATACAAGAGTCAAGACATCACAATGATTGAAACTGGGTTACAATTAAACGGTGGACCAAGAGACGGATGTAAtaacaaatggaaaaataacatacaagattaa
- the LOC124421833 gene encoding cholinesterase 2-like, translated as MTTYSIFLLYVFLLFNWSLADEFSPVIQTIKGPVKGLVLTTIRESKKYHSYRGIPYGKPPIGHLRFRPPVEVDSWTKEFDATKDGPVCPQIYNNTFIGQEDCLNLNVYTPQLPKDGEDIKLKAVMYWIHGGSFIHGITSKFYYSPDYLIEEDIVVVIVNYRLGALGFLALQHQNATGNAGLKDQNLGLRWVRDNIAKFGGDPNKVTIAGESAGSVSVGYHILSEKSKGLFRNSIEMSGVPLCYWGFSIPEDATERAYAFAKELGSTATNVDELLEFYYKVDVENLTRTISNATLVDPPLKPTLENPNYGPDWFITECSLKKYRSGNYNHGPQMLGYNKDETLDFVGSLEGIRKSLNISSKIASDIGIKNIDVLNINEDIANVSIHKIVKVTSEILFMAPIDYTQKLMAKFNDPIYYYRYDFAYNKSLHKILDHIDINGAAHTDEIEMIFYSDLFQVNPKAKNRMTLLQQRMTRLWTNFVKYGNPTPDGTNDTLLNIVWPDSRKSGKMLWLNDDLEIHDRYKTVIIDVTELGLKLFGDNMNGCDINWNVI; from the exons ATGACGACGTACAGTATATTCTTACTATatgtttttctcttatttaattGGTCCTTGGCAGATGAGTTCTCACCAGTGATACAAACTATCAAAGGACCAGTGAAGGGTCTCGTTTTGACGACCATCAGAGAATCTAAGAAATATCATTCCTACAGAGGTATCCCTTACGGCAAACCACCAATTGGACATCTTCGATTTAGA CCACCTGTCGAGGTAGATTCATGGACCAAAGAGTTCGATGCTACAAAGGATGGTCCTGTTTGtccacaaatatataataacacatTTATCGGCCAAGAGGATTGTTTGAATCTCAATGTCTATACGCCGCAG CTCCCAAAAGATGGAGAAGATATTAAACTCAAAGCTGTTATGTATTGGATTCATGGGGGTTCCTTTATTCATGGAATAACTTCGAAATTCTATTACTCTCCTGATTATCTGATCGAAGAAGACATCGTAGTCGTCATTGTTAATTACCGGTTGGGCGCTCTTg GATTTTTAGCGTTGCAACATCAAAATGCAACTGGTAATGCAGGCCTAAAAGATCAAAATCTTGGTCTGCGATGGGTTCGGGATAACATAGCAAAATTTGGTGGTGATCCAAATAAGGTGACGATAGCTGGTGAAAGTGCTGGTAGTGTCAGTGTAGGATATCACATACTTTCAGAAAAATCGAAAG GTCTGTTCCGTAATTCAATCGAGATGAGTGGAGTACCATTATGTTATTGGGGATTCAGTATACCAGAAGATGCAACAGAAAGAGCTTACGCATTCGCTAAGGAACTTGGATCCACAGCTACGAACGTTGATGAGTtacttgaattttattataaagtcGATGTAGAAAATTTGACTAGAACGATTTCAAACGCAACGCTG GTGGATCCTCCATTAAAGCCAACTCTAGAGAATCCAAATTATGGTCCAGATTGGTTCATAACTGAATGTTCTTTAAAGAAATACAGATCAGGAAATTATAATCACGGACCTCAAATGTTAGGCTACAACAAAGACGAAACTCTTGATTTTGTAGGAT CATTAGAAGGTATTCGCAAAAGTCTTAATATATCTTCGAAAATTGCTTCTGATATTGGTATTAAAAACATCGATGTGTTGAATATAAACGAAGACATAGCGAATGTCAGCATACATAAAATCGTAAAG GTTACTTCGGAAATCTTGTTTATGGCTCCTATAGATTACACGCAAAAGTTAATGGCAAAATTCAATGATCctatttattactatcgatatgaTTTCGCTTATAACAAATCCTTACACAAAATCCTAGATCACATTGATATAAACG GTGCCGCACACACCGATGAAattgaaatgatattttattcagATTTATTCCAAGTAAATCCTAAGGCAAAAAACAGGATGACATTGCTACAACAAAGGATGACTCGTTTGTGgacgaattttgttaaatacgG AAATCCAACTCCAGATGGTACCAACGATACTTTACTAAACATTGTTTGGCCAGATTCGAGAAAATCTGGTAAAATGTTGTGGTTAAACGATGATTTGGAAATACATGATCGATACAAGACTGTGATTATTGATGTAACTGAATTAGGCTTGAAATTATTCGGTGATAATATGAACGGATGTGATATAAACTggaatgtaatataa
- the LOC124421831 gene encoding juvenile hormone esterase-like: MSVLYIFLLFSWSSAAEFSPVIKTTKGSVKGLVLTTIRESKKYHTYRGIPYGKPPIGHLRFRPPVELDPWTKVFDATKDGPICPQMHNNKFIGQEDCLNLNVYTPQLPKDGKDTNLKAVMYWIFGGAFVFGAASKFNYSPDYLIEEDIIVVTVNYRLGALGFLALQHQNATGNAGLKDQNLGLRWVRDNIAKFGGDPNKVTIAGESAGSVSVGYHILSEKSKGLFRNSIEMSGVPLCYWGFSIPEDATERAYAFAKELGSTATNVDELLEFYYKVDVENLTRTISNTTRINIPLKPTLENPNYGPDWFLTECSLKKSRSGNYNHGSHMLGYAKDELISFLDTMGGILDCVKFSWTYALQLGITKIDMPNIEDGITNASLRQIIKTATEVLFISPIDYKEKLMAKFDDPIYYYRYDFIYNKSLHKILLGIDIDGAAHGDDLEMIFYSDSYQVNPNAKNRMTLLQKRMTRLWTNFIKYGNPTPNGTNDTLLNVVWPDSKKSGKMLWLNDDLEIHDRYKSPDITMIENGLQLNGGPRDGCDIEWKK, translated from the exons ATGTCTGTGCTCtacatttttctcttgttcAGTTGGTCCTCGGCAGCTGAATTCTCACCAGTGATAAAAACTACCAAAGGATCGGTGAAGGGTCTCGTTTTGACTACCATCAGAGAATCTAAGAAATATCATACCTATAGAGGTATCCCTTACGGCAAACCACCAATTGGACATCTTCGATTTAGA ccACCTGTCGAGTTAGATCCATGGACCAAAGTGTTCGATGCCACAAAGGATGGTCCTATTTGTCCACAAATGCATAATAACAAATTCATCGGCCAAGAGGATTGTCTGAATCTCAATGTCTATACGCCGCAG CTTCCTAAAGATGGGAAAGACACTAATCTCAAAGCTGTTATGTATTGGATTTTTGGGGGAGCATTCGTTTTTGGGGCAGCTTCGAAATTTAATTACTCTCCTGATTATCTGATTGAAGAGGACATAATAGTCGTCACTGTTAATTACCGGTTGGGTGCTCTTG GATTTTTAGCGTTGCAACATCAAAATGCAACTGGTAATGCAGGCCTAAAAGATCAAAATCTTGGTCTGCGATGGGTTCGGGATAACATAGCAAAATTTGGTGGTGATCCAAATAAGGTGACGATAGCTGGTGAAAGTGCTGGTAGTGTCAGTGTAGGATATCACATACTTTCAGAAAAATCGAAAG GTCTGTTCCGTAATTCAATCGAGATGAGTGGAGTACCATTATGTTATTGGGGATTCAGTATACCAGAAGATGCAACAGAAAGAGCTTACGCATTCGCTAAGGAACTTGGATCCACAGCTACGAACGTTGATGAGTtacttgaattttattataaagtcGATGTAGAAAATTTGACTAGAACAATTTCAAACACAACGAGA ATAAATATTCCCTTGAAACCAACTCTGGAAAATCCAAATTACGGTCCAGATTGGTTCTTAACCGAatgttcgttaaaaaaatcCAGATCTGGAAATTATAATCACGGATCTCACATGCTAGGCTATGCCAAAGacgaattaatttcattcctTGATA CAATGGGTGGTATTCTCGATTGTGTGAAGTTTTCTTGGACATACGCTTTACAACTTGGAATAACAAAAATCGACATGCCAAATATAGAAGATGGTATAACGAATGCCAGCTTACGTCAAATCATAAAG ACTGCTACGGAAGTTTTGTTTATATCTCCTATAGATTACAAGGAAAAATTAATGGCAAAATTCGACGAtcccatttattattatcgatatgattTCATTTATAACAAATCGCTTCACAAAATTCTACTTGGCATTGATATTGATg gTGCTGCACATGGTGACGATTtggaaatgatattttattcagATTCATACCAAGTAAATCCCAATGCTAAGAACAGGATGACGCTGTTACAAAAAAGGATGACACGTTTGTGgacgaattttattaaatacgg AAATCCAACTCCAAATGGTACCAACGATACTTTACTAAACGTTGTTTGGCCAGATTCGAAAAAATCTGGCAAAATGTTGTGGTTAAACGATGATTTGGAAATACATGATCGATACAAGAGTCCAGATATTACTATGATTGAAAATGGGTTACAATTAAACGGTGGACCAAGAGACGGATGTGATAtcgaatggaaaaaataa